In one Rhodoligotrophos defluvii genomic region, the following are encoded:
- a CDS encoding TRAP transporter small permease subunit, with product MEPNTRRSGAFAALIDRADGFWRRIARLMLIAGGWGVMLIGVMVAVDVLSRYLVGRNLGGVDEIAGYLFAIGISWSLAEAFYARSHVRIDFLYHRFPLPLRAILDVVALVALLLLAAFLIFSGWIVVSGSWARASRSASSLHVPLIIPQLAWLAGFLVFLIALALSGLRALLELGRADFGQVNRQLGVLTPTEEAEDAVKPSSGAT from the coding sequence ATGGAGCCGAATACGCGAAGAAGCGGCGCATTCGCGGCCCTGATCGACAGGGCCGATGGCTTTTGGCGCCGGATCGCCCGACTGATGCTGATCGCGGGTGGCTGGGGGGTGATGCTGATCGGCGTCATGGTGGCGGTCGACGTGCTGTCCCGCTATCTCGTCGGGCGCAATCTGGGCGGGGTGGACGAGATTGCCGGCTATCTCTTCGCCATCGGCATTTCCTGGTCGCTGGCGGAGGCATTCTACGCCCGCAGCCATGTGCGTATCGACTTCCTCTACCATCGCTTTCCCCTGCCGCTGCGCGCCATTCTCGATGTCGTAGCGCTTGTGGCGCTTCTCTTGCTGGCGGCCTTCCTGATCTTCAGCGGGTGGATCGTGGTGTCGGGCTCATGGGCGCGCGCCTCGCGCTCGGCGTCGTCACTGCACGTGCCGCTGATCATCCCGCAACTTGCCTGGCTGGCCGGCTTCCTGGTGTTCCTGATCGCGCTGGCGCTGTCCGGCCTGCGCGCGCTGCTCGAGCTCGGACGCGCGGACTTCGGGCAGGTGAACCGGCAGCTGGGCGTGCTCACCCCCACCGAGGAAGCGGAAGATGCGGTG
- a CDS encoding TRAP transporter substrate-binding protein, translating into MTIRNLVGAAAFGLAALFSTAADAQTELKVVAPWSNLNAYERLEKPFWSEKLKEMTNGEVTATVTSYSELGLSGVELLRLATLGVFDIGHIVVGYSVADDPVIEGLELATLIQDVDTGRKALEAYRPVMAESLEKKHGLILLGVYPNPSQILYCREPVNSLADIKGRKIRFYGASMNEFVEAAGAVGVSIPLAEVVPALQRGVVDCGITGTLTGYSFKWPEVTKHLYGMRFGWGLTLIAANKAKWEALPEGQRAAIGKAVTTLENDLWALTATDDKAGIDCNTGRAECPYGPAASMTYVAPSEVDDQERRRILQEVVLKKWAARCDEACVQRWNETVGKVTGMTASK; encoded by the coding sequence ATGACGATCCGTAACTTGGTGGGCGCGGCCGCTTTCGGTCTGGCGGCCCTGTTCAGCACCGCGGCCGATGCGCAGACGGAGCTCAAGGTGGTGGCGCCCTGGTCCAATCTGAACGCCTATGAGCGGCTGGAGAAGCCGTTCTGGTCGGAAAAGCTGAAAGAGATGACCAATGGCGAGGTGACGGCCACGGTGACCTCCTATTCCGAGCTCGGCCTTTCCGGGGTGGAGCTGTTGCGGCTTGCCACGCTGGGCGTGTTCGACATCGGCCATATCGTGGTGGGCTATTCGGTGGCGGACGACCCGGTGATCGAGGGCCTCGAGCTCGCCACCCTGATCCAGGACGTGGATACGGGCCGCAAGGCGCTGGAGGCGTATCGCCCGGTCATGGCGGAGAGCCTGGAGAAGAAGCACGGGCTGATCCTGCTCGGCGTCTACCCCAATCCGAGCCAGATCCTCTATTGCCGGGAGCCGGTGAACAGCCTGGCTGACATCAAGGGCCGCAAGATCCGCTTCTATGGCGCCAGCATGAACGAGTTCGTCGAGGCGGCCGGCGCGGTGGGCGTGAGCATTCCGTTGGCGGAGGTGGTGCCGGCCCTGCAGCGCGGGGTGGTGGATTGCGGGATTACCGGCACCCTCACCGGCTATTCCTTCAAGTGGCCGGAGGTGACCAAGCACCTCTATGGCATGCGGTTCGGCTGGGGCCTCACCCTGATCGCCGCCAACAAGGCGAAGTGGGAAGCGTTGCCGGAAGGCCAGCGCGCGGCCATCGGCAAGGCGGTGACCACCCTGGAGAACGACCTCTGGGCGCTGACCGCCACGGACGACAAGGCGGGCATCGACTGCAATACGGGACGCGCCGAATGCCCTTATGGGCCCGCGGCCTCCATGACCTACGTGGCGCCATCGGAGGTCGATGACCAGGAGCGGCGGCGGATCCTGCAGGAGGTGGTGCTCAAGAAATGGGCGGCCCGATGCGATGAAGCCTGCGTGCAGCGCTGGAACGAGACCGTCGGCAAGGTTACCGGCATGACTGCGAGCAAATAG
- a CDS encoding hydantoinase/oxoprolinase family protein, with protein MTQTFRVGIDVGGTFTDLVAIDDQGVTTFTKSPSTPEDQSIGVIAGLTDLAARLGMDLAALLGATDRIVHGTTVATNALLERKGAKVGLLTTEGHRDVIEMREGLKDERYNLLLPAPEPLVPRNLRRGVRERMAFDGRVLIPLDEASLDREIARLKQEKVTSVAVCYFHAYRNPAHEQRTLQVLAREMPDAYVSLSSDVLPQIKEYERVCTTVVNAYVGPAVRKYLGNLERRLAEHGFEGSLFIILSHGGIAPVEEAARLAAGTVLSGPAGGIAGARRCAELIGQGNLIPFDMGGTSTDISLIADGQIALSSERGLAGQRIALRSLDIISIGAGGGSLARVDDGGTFHVGPESAGAVPGPACYSNGGTEPAVTDANLLLGYLDPDNFLGGRRKLDRAAAEAAVDRLAAKLGLSRDETAAGIFRLINLKMADGIRLMTLRRGVDPRRFTLLSFGGAAGLHAVEVAREMEMTRVVVPTVASVLSAWGMLASDLRYEVTRSHIGDTAVLDSGKLREIFGELEQEAMRRLGSWFKGPIHIERSAEMRYGEQIFEVDVSLDGLDLSDPGLMDAVIERFHKRHEELYTYSSPGQEVVLVNARVAAVGEVPASLGVQRAAPATGPAKPARSRQAFFGSWREVPVYDLDTLAPGHTITGPAIIEAETTTVVLSTDDKADVNGFGWLDITLRARKGSEP; from the coding sequence ATGACCCAGACGTTTCGCGTCGGCATCGATGTCGGCGGCACCTTCACGGACCTGGTGGCCATCGATGACCAAGGCGTCACAACCTTCACCAAGTCGCCCTCCACGCCGGAGGACCAATCGATCGGCGTCATTGCGGGGCTGACCGACCTCGCCGCCCGGCTGGGCATGGATCTCGCCGCCCTGCTCGGCGCCACCGACCGGATCGTGCACGGCACGACGGTGGCCACCAACGCCTTGCTCGAGCGCAAAGGCGCCAAAGTGGGCCTGCTCACCACCGAGGGCCATCGGGACGTCATCGAAATGCGCGAGGGGCTTAAGGATGAGCGCTACAACCTGCTGCTGCCGGCGCCGGAGCCGCTGGTGCCGCGCAACCTGCGGCGGGGGGTGCGCGAGCGCATGGCCTTCGACGGCCGGGTGCTCATCCCGCTGGACGAAGCATCCCTTGACCGCGAGATCGCGCGGCTGAAGCAGGAGAAGGTGACCTCGGTCGCGGTGTGCTATTTCCATGCCTATCGCAACCCGGCGCACGAGCAGCGCACGCTGCAGGTGCTCGCGCGCGAGATGCCGGACGCCTATGTCTCGCTGTCGAGCGACGTGCTGCCGCAGATCAAGGAATACGAGCGGGTGTGCACCACGGTGGTGAATGCCTATGTGGGGCCGGCGGTGCGCAAATATCTGGGCAATCTGGAGCGACGGCTCGCCGAGCACGGCTTCGAGGGCTCGCTGTTCATCATCCTGTCTCATGGCGGGATCGCGCCGGTGGAGGAGGCCGCGCGCCTCGCGGCCGGCACGGTTCTCTCGGGTCCTGCGGGCGGCATTGCCGGCGCGCGCCGCTGCGCCGAGCTCATCGGGCAAGGCAATCTCATCCCGTTCGACATGGGCGGCACCAGCACCGACATCTCGCTGATCGCGGACGGGCAGATCGCCCTGTCCTCGGAGCGGGGTCTTGCCGGCCAGCGCATCGCCCTGCGCAGCTTGGACATCATCAGCATCGGCGCGGGCGGCGGCTCGCTCGCCCGGGTCGACGATGGCGGCACGTTCCATGTGGGGCCGGAAAGCGCGGGGGCAGTGCCCGGGCCGGCCTGCTACAGCAATGGCGGAACGGAACCAGCGGTGACGGACGCCAATCTGCTGCTCGGCTATCTCGATCCCGACAATTTCCTGGGCGGCCGGCGCAAGCTCGACCGTGCCGCTGCGGAGGCCGCAGTGGACCGGCTGGCGGCCAAGCTGGGCCTGAGCCGGGACGAGACCGCGGCCGGCATCTTCCGGCTGATCAACCTCAAGATGGCCGACGGCATCCGCCTGATGACCCTGCGCCGCGGTGTGGACCCGCGCCGCTTCACCCTCCTGAGCTTCGGCGGCGCGGCCGGCCTGCACGCGGTGGAAGTGGCCCGCGAGATGGAGATGACGCGGGTGGTGGTGCCGACGGTCGCCTCGGTGCTGTCGGCCTGGGGCATGCTGGCGAGCGACCTGCGCTATGAGGTGACCCGCAGCCATATCGGCGATACGGCCGTGCTGGACAGCGGCAAGCTCCGCGAGATCTTCGGCGAGCTGGAGCAGGAGGCCATGCGGCGGCTGGGCTCGTGGTTCAAGGGGCCGATCCATATCGAGCGCTCGGCCGAGATGCGCTATGGCGAGCAGATCTTCGAGGTGGATGTGAGCCTCGACGGGCTGGACCTCTCCGATCCCGGGCTGATGGACGCGGTGATCGAGCGGTTCCACAAGCGCCACGAGGAGCTCTACACCTATTCATCGCCCGGCCAGGAGGTGGTGCTGGTCAATGCCCGCGTGGCAGCGGTGGGCGAAGTGCCTGCCAGCCTCGGGGTGCAGAGGGCGGCGCCGGCAACCGGGCCGGCCAAGCCTGCGCGCTCGCGCCAGGCTTTCTTCGGCAGCTGGCGCGAGGTTCCGGTCTATGATCTCGACACGCTCGCGCCGGGCCACACCATCACCGGCCCCGCCATCATCGAGGCGGAGACCACGACGGTGGTGCTCAGCACCGACGACAAGGCCGACGTGAACGGGTTCGGCTGGCTCGACATCACCTTGCGCGCCCGCAAGGGATCAGAACCATAG
- a CDS encoding hydantoinase B/oxoprolinase family protein codes for MANSIDPITRSVIQHRLSSIVEEMGEAMLRTSYSQILNASRDFSMAICDAQCRLIAQADHIPVHVGALPWAARAIEEKFAGRIQPGDVIIVNDPYAGGGNHLPDVTVFVPVYAGDKRLFWTIARAHMGDIGGATHGAYNPAATEIWQEGIRIPPLKLYEAGKLRDDVMDTIILNVRFPRDFRGDLDAMIGAAHLGERRLKKLFDEVGAEVTVDAVEAILDGAERRARAIVESWKDGVYYGEAFLDDDGRGRENIRIAAKVTKTGSDLEIDLTDSDPQSNSFANSSHANTQAAVAMAFAYLIDPDIPKNDGVFRILKVKAKPGTVVWAENNAPVTLSTTHPSNEIVEAIVKALAPACPDRAMGGWGRRFRISITGDNPRNGKRFIWHMFHARPGGGASPKGDGWSTAGEWHSAGGIKFGSIEGAEARFPLLFESHEFRPGSGGDGQYRGGLGASMRLRVEVPAYAHTAGEGIRHGAAGMLGGKDGLPHHYRLISNGSVRDLKTKEYGIEINAGDLLDINSGGGGGWGDPARRSPDARKRDREREMV; via the coding sequence GTGGCCAATTCGATTGATCCCATCACCAGGTCGGTGATCCAGCATCGCTTGAGCTCCATCGTCGAGGAGATGGGCGAGGCGATGCTGCGCACGTCCTATTCGCAGATCCTGAATGCGAGCCGCGACTTCTCCATGGCGATCTGCGATGCGCAGTGCCGGCTGATCGCGCAGGCCGACCACATACCGGTGCATGTGGGCGCCCTGCCCTGGGCGGCACGGGCCATCGAGGAGAAATTCGCCGGCCGCATCCAGCCCGGCGACGTGATCATCGTCAACGACCCCTATGCGGGTGGCGGCAACCACCTGCCGGACGTGACCGTGTTCGTGCCGGTCTATGCGGGTGACAAGCGCCTGTTCTGGACCATCGCGCGGGCGCATATGGGCGATATCGGCGGGGCGACCCACGGCGCCTACAACCCCGCCGCCACGGAGATCTGGCAGGAGGGCATCCGCATCCCGCCGCTCAAGCTCTACGAGGCGGGCAAGCTCCGGGACGACGTGATGGACACCATCATCCTCAATGTCCGTTTTCCCCGCGACTTCCGTGGCGACCTCGACGCCATGATCGGGGCCGCCCACTTAGGCGAGCGGCGGCTGAAGAAGCTGTTCGACGAGGTGGGCGCCGAGGTGACGGTGGACGCGGTGGAAGCCATTCTCGATGGGGCCGAGCGCCGCGCCCGCGCCATTGTCGAGAGCTGGAAGGACGGCGTCTATTACGGCGAGGCCTTCCTGGACGACGACGGCCGGGGCCGCGAGAATATCCGCATTGCGGCGAAGGTGACCAAGACGGGCAGCGATCTCGAGATCGACTTGACCGACAGCGATCCGCAGTCGAACAGCTTCGCCAATTCGTCCCATGCCAACACGCAAGCGGCGGTGGCCATGGCGTTTGCCTATCTCATCGATCCGGACATCCCGAAGAATGACGGCGTTTTCAGGATTCTGAAGGTAAAGGCCAAGCCGGGCACGGTCGTGTGGGCGGAGAACAACGCTCCGGTCACCCTGTCCACCACCCACCCGTCCAACGAGATCGTCGAGGCGATCGTGAAGGCGCTGGCACCGGCCTGTCCGGACCGGGCCATGGGCGGCTGGGGACGGCGGTTCCGCATCTCGATCACCGGCGACAATCCGCGCAACGGCAAGCGGTTCATCTGGCACATGTTCCATGCGCGCCCGGGCGGCGGCGCCTCGCCCAAGGGCGACGGCTGGTCGACCGCCGGCGAGTGGCATTCGGCCGGCGGCATCAAGTTCGGCAGCATCGAGGGGGCGGAAGCGCGCTTCCCGCTCTTGTTCGAGTCGCATGAGTTCCGACCAGGGTCGGGCGGCGATGGCCAGTATCGCGGCGGGCTGGGCGCCAGCATGCGACTGAGGGTGGAGGTGCCCGCCTATGCTCATACCGCGGGCGAAGGCATCCGGCATGGCGCGGCCGGCATGCTGGGCGGCAAGGACGGGCTGCCGCATCATTATCGGCTCATCTCGAACGGCTCGGTGCGGGATCTGAAGACCAAGGAATACGGCATCGAGATCAATGCGGGCGACCTCTTGGACATCAACTCGGGCGGTGGCGGCGGCTGGGGCGATCCGGCCAGGCGCAGCCCGGACGCGCGCAAGCGCGACCGCGAGCGGGAAATGGTCTAG